Proteins from a single region of Rhodovibrio salinarum DSM 9154:
- a CDS encoding cyanophycinase — protein sequence MSAHLAQAPGCLVAIGGAEDKTSARAVLRHVLKLTGVLDPTVAVLATASQIPELVLPMYHEAFRGLGVQRVHTLDVRTRHAANAPAAVAQVEAADVIFMTGGDQLRLTYVLGGTTLLDAIRRRHAAGAVIAGTSAGAAAMSRTMIYDGDAAASMHKGNVKMTSGLGFVRGVVIDSHFVQCGRFTRLMEVGAANPERLGLGLGEDTAVVVHPDRVLEAVGTGHVIVVDSWSIDHSNVAEIAQGDAITVSNVTVHALTAGLGFDMETRRVLPPDMLLARTAPLFALPEPAVLEAGAWRM from the coding sequence ATGTCTGCCCACCTCGCCCAGGCTCCTGGCTGCCTCGTCGCGATCGGTGGCGCGGAGGATAAAACCTCCGCGCGCGCCGTGCTCCGACATGTTCTCAAGCTAACCGGCGTTTTGGACCCGACCGTCGCGGTACTGGCCACCGCCAGTCAGATCCCGGAGCTCGTGCTCCCGATGTACCACGAGGCTTTCCGTGGTCTTGGGGTGCAGAGAGTTCACACGTTGGACGTACGCACCCGTCACGCGGCCAACGCGCCCGCCGCAGTGGCCCAGGTCGAGGCGGCGGACGTGATCTTCATGACCGGTGGTGACCAACTCCGGCTGACCTACGTTCTGGGCGGCACCACGCTTTTGGACGCCATCCGCCGCCGGCATGCGGCGGGCGCCGTCATTGCCGGGACCAGCGCCGGCGCGGCGGCGATGTCGCGCACCATGATCTACGATGGCGACGCGGCGGCCAGCATGCACAAGGGCAACGTAAAGATGACCAGCGGCCTGGGCTTCGTGCGGGGGGTCGTGATCGACAGTCACTTCGTGCAGTGCGGGCGTTTCACCCGGTTGATGGAGGTCGGCGCCGCCAACCCGGAACGGCTGGGCCTCGGCCTGGGGGAGGACACGGCCGTGGTGGTTCACCCCGACCGGGTCCTGGAGGCGGTCGGGACCGGTCACGTCATCGTCGTCGACAGTTGGTCGATTGATCATTCCAACGTCGCCGAGATCGCGCAGGGCGATGCCATTACCGTCTCCAACGTGACGGTGCACGCGTTGACGGCGGGTCTGGGCTTCGACATGGAAACGCGTCGGGTGCTGCCACCCGACATGCTGTTGGCCCGCACG